GCCGATCACTTCCCAGTCGCCTTTGCGCGGCCCTTTTTCAATATGGATCTTCTGGCCCGGCTCAAAATCGAAAGGGCTGAAAACCGTAACCCGGTGTTTGCCTGCTTCTCTGCCCATTATGGATGCCTCCCGCTTTCTCATTTTGCTGTATATCTCTCGCCCACAGATATTACTACCCCGATGAAGACTTCGCATCGTAGAGCGCCAGATTTTTCTCCAACAGGGGGCCGCCCAACAGATCCTGCATGGCCATGCGATAGTGCTCAACCCGCACGCCAGGAATCAGTCCGCGTCGCCCGATCTCGGACAACACGACGATATTCTGCATGCGCGGATCTTCCAGGGCATCGTCTAACACCCGAAAACAGCGGATGTTTCTCCGTCGGCACAGCGCCTCCACACTGACCGCATCCGCCTGCGGCTCCCGTCCCAATCGCACGCCAAGGGGCTGCCAGACCGTGTCGTAGTACACCAAATCCGCTCCGTCCCTCGCGGCGGTGCCAAGCCCCCGCAGCGCCTCGTTCCTTTCCAGCGCCACCACCAGGTCCGCTTCGCCCGTGGGTACAATGGGCGCGTGCACGCCATCCCCCAGCCTGAGATGGGATACAACGGTGCCCCCGCGCTGGGCAAGGCCGTGCGTGTCAACCGCCTTGACCCTGTGGCCGGCATAATCGGCCGCTCTGATCAATATCTCGCTCAACATGCCGATACCCTGGCCGCCGACACCGATCATAAAGGTATTGAATACTTCCATGTCGCCCCCGTTTCTTGATGTTCCCAGACGATCTTACCGTCGCATCGTCATAA
This genomic window from Deltaproteobacteria bacterium contains:
- a CDS encoding 2-oxoacid:acceptor oxidoreductase family protein; protein product: MEVFNTFMIGVGGQGIGMLSEILIRAADYAGHRVKAVDTHGLAQRGGTVVSHLRLGDGVHAPIVPTGEADLVVALERNEALRGLGTAARDGADLVYYDTVWQPLGVRLGREPQADAVSVEALCRRRNIRCFRVLDDALEDPRMQNIVVLSEIGRRGLIPGVRVEHYRMAMQDLLGGPLLEKNLALYDAKSSSG